The Pantoea sp. At-9b genome includes a window with the following:
- a CDS encoding nickel/cobalt efflux protein RcnA — MTDFAALLSQGTSSAWLFIPSAILLGALHGLEPGHSKTMMAAFIVAIRGTVKQAVMLGLAATLSHTLIVWLIALGGMYVSRKLTADTAEPWFQLISAIIILATALWMIWRTWQSEQQRKQHQHDRRPDAQVIDTGHGHVELALHQGYWQLRTLDGAAWQANQVSVATRRGMGFSQIFTFAAQDGVLQSTLAVPQPHTFNARLSLGHGGHSHDYDVSWQQGEVQHAPGENDGSFQDAHERTHASDIKKRFASREVTNGQIILFGLTGGLIPCPAAITVLLLCIQVKAFSLGAALVLCFSIGLALTLVGVGAAAALSVQKATQRWQGLDTLARRAPWFSGTLIALVALYMGYHGLNGIMH; from the coding sequence ATGACCGATTTTGCAGCACTGCTGAGTCAGGGCACTTCCAGCGCTTGGCTGTTTATCCCCAGCGCGATTTTACTTGGCGCGCTACATGGCCTGGAGCCGGGCCATTCGAAAACCATGATGGCAGCGTTTATCGTAGCGATTCGCGGCACGGTAAAACAGGCGGTGATGCTGGGGTTGGCGGCAACGCTGTCGCATACGCTGATCGTCTGGCTGATCGCGTTAGGCGGCATGTACGTCAGCCGCAAGCTGACGGCCGATACCGCCGAACCCTGGTTTCAGTTGATTTCTGCCATTATCATTCTGGCAACCGCGTTATGGATGATTTGGCGCACCTGGCAAAGCGAGCAACAACGTAAGCAACATCAGCACGATCGTCGGCCAGATGCGCAGGTGATTGATACCGGCCACGGTCATGTTGAGCTGGCGCTGCATCAAGGTTACTGGCAACTGCGTACTCTGGATGGTGCAGCATGGCAGGCCAATCAAGTCAGTGTCGCGACCCGGCGCGGCATGGGGTTCTCGCAGATCTTTACCTTCGCCGCACAAGACGGTGTCCTGCAATCGACGCTGGCGGTGCCACAGCCACATACCTTCAATGCGCGCCTGTCACTCGGTCATGGTGGCCATTCGCATGATTACGATGTGAGCTGGCAGCAGGGGGAAGTACAGCACGCACCGGGTGAGAACGACGGGAGTTTTCAGGATGCGCATGAGCGTACCCACGCCAGCGACATCAAAAAGCGGTTTGCCAGCCGTGAAGTGACCAACGGGCAGATCATTCTGTTTGGTTTAACCGGTGGCCTGATCCCCTGTCCGGCGGCCATCACCGTGCTGCTGCTGTGTATTCAGGTGAAAGCCTTCAGCCTCGGGGCTGCGCTGGTCCTGTGCTTCAGTATTGGGCTGGCCCTCACCCTGGTGGGCGTTGGTGCTGCTGCGGCATTAAGCGTGCAGAAAGCGACCCAGCGCTGGCAGGGACTGGATACTCTGGCACGCCGCGCGCCCTGGTTCTCCGGCACCCTGATCGCGTTGGTGGCGCTCTACATGGGCTATCACGGACTGAACGGCATCATGCACTAA
- a CDS encoding DUF1471 domain-containing protein, with translation MKKYILSALLFGASVPVMAANNISAQEAEHFKLESLGNISVSDTGGAISSPMDLHQRLSEMADEKGGKYYVVEAARQHGNNFDAVAQVYK, from the coding sequence ATGAAAAAATATATTCTGTCTGCGTTGCTGTTCGGTGCGAGTGTACCGGTGATGGCTGCCAATAATATTTCTGCACAGGAAGCGGAACACTTTAAACTTGAGTCGCTGGGAAATATTAGCGTGTCCGATACTGGCGGTGCCATTAGCTCGCCGATGGATCTGCATCAGCGTCTGTCAGAAATGGCGGATGAAAAAGGCGGAAAATATTATGTGGTGGAAGCAGCGCGCCAGCACGGGAATAATTTTGACGCAGTAGCCCAAGTTTACAAGTAA
- a CDS encoding alpha/beta fold hydrolase produces the protein MALRLPMKLLISSLMLMSSASALAANVYGEQLEGFQYPYPLQHFTFPSQQQTLSMGYMDVPPTQHANGQTVVLMHGKNFCGATWEDTIKALSQQGYRVVAPDQIGFCSSSKPANYQYTFQQLAQNTHQLLQQLGVDKAVIVGHSTGGMLATRYALMYPQQTQKLVLVNPIGLEDWKAKGAPWRSVDQWYQRELKLNAAGIKKYEQQTYYVGQWKPEYDKWVDMLAGLNSGPGHQKVAWNSALIYDMIFTQPVYYEFKDLRVPTTLMIGTSDTTAIGSDIAPPAVKAQLGHYNVLGKQVAKLIPGARLIEFPGMGHAPQMEEPQKFNQTLLDALAR, from the coding sequence ATGGCGTTACGTTTACCCATGAAGTTATTGATCTCTTCACTCATGCTGATGAGCAGCGCATCGGCGCTGGCCGCCAATGTCTATGGCGAACAACTGGAAGGATTCCAGTATCCTTATCCGTTGCAGCACTTTACCTTCCCCTCCCAGCAGCAGACGCTCAGCATGGGGTATATGGATGTGCCGCCCACACAGCATGCCAATGGCCAGACCGTGGTGCTGATGCACGGTAAAAACTTCTGCGGCGCGACCTGGGAAGATACCATCAAGGCATTGAGCCAGCAGGGTTATCGCGTGGTCGCCCCGGACCAGATTGGCTTCTGTAGCTCCAGTAAACCGGCGAATTATCAATACACCTTCCAGCAACTGGCGCAAAACACCCATCAGTTATTGCAGCAACTGGGTGTCGATAAAGCGGTGATTGTCGGCCACTCCACCGGTGGCATGCTGGCGACACGCTATGCCTTGATGTATCCGCAGCAAACGCAAAAACTGGTGCTGGTGAACCCCATTGGCCTGGAAGACTGGAAAGCGAAAGGGGCACCCTGGCGTTCGGTGGATCAGTGGTATCAGCGCGAGCTGAAGCTCAATGCTGCGGGTATCAAAAAGTACGAACAGCAGACCTATTACGTCGGCCAGTGGAAGCCGGAATATGACAAATGGGTCGATATGCTGGCCGGGCTGAACAGTGGCCCGGGACATCAAAAAGTCGCCTGGAACTCGGCGCTGATCTACGACATGATTTTTACTCAGCCGGTGTACTACGAATTCAAGGATCTGCGCGTGCCGACCACCTTGATGATCGGCACCTCTGATACCACCGCGATTGGCAGCGATATCGCCCCCCCAGCCGTGAAAGCACAACTGGGGCATTACAACGTGCTGGGGAAACAGGTAGCAAAACTGATTCCGGGTGCGCGCCTGATTGAATTCCCCGGCATGGGGCATGCGCCACAAATGGAAGAACCGCAGAAGTTTAACCAGACCTTGCTTGACGCGTTAGCGCGGTAG
- a CDS encoding diguanylate cyclase, with amino-acid sequence MKAPALPADESYRLAQLRALNILHTPAEERFDRLTRLARRLFGVPIALVSLLEEDHQWFKSIAGQSGETAPRNTSFCGHAILQDDVMVVENALDDDRFYDNPLVTGENPVRFYAGCPLRTPAGAKVGTLCIVDHQARSFDADDCHTLRDLAAMAEAELIAFQTATSDELTQITNRRGFMTLGQLALNECQVKQLPASLTFLDLDRFKEINDTLGHREGDRALMDFADAMKVSFRHADLFARLGGDEFVVLFNGLQQADAEGVLARFDRLLQKQTHDLNRRYQLHFSSGIVEFDPHHPLALEQLLESSDERMYATKKLRKQAR; translated from the coding sequence ATGAAAGCACCTGCACTGCCCGCAGACGAGTCATATCGTCTGGCTCAGTTACGTGCGCTCAACATTCTGCATACCCCGGCAGAAGAGCGTTTTGACCGTCTGACCCGCCTCGCCCGTCGTCTGTTCGGCGTGCCGATTGCGCTGGTAAGCCTGCTGGAGGAGGACCACCAATGGTTCAAATCTATTGCGGGCCAGTCCGGCGAAACGGCACCGCGCAATACTTCCTTTTGCGGCCATGCCATCCTGCAGGATGATGTGATGGTGGTGGAGAACGCGCTGGACGACGATCGCTTTTACGATAATCCCTTAGTCACTGGCGAGAACCCGGTGCGCTTCTATGCGGGTTGCCCGCTGCGTACCCCTGCCGGTGCCAAAGTCGGCACGCTCTGTATCGTCGACCACCAGGCACGTTCGTTTGATGCCGATGATTGCCACACACTGCGCGATCTGGCGGCGATGGCGGAAGCTGAACTGATCGCCTTTCAAACCGCAACCTCCGACGAACTGACGCAAATCACCAACCGCCGTGGCTTTATGACGCTGGGACAACTGGCGTTGAACGAATGCCAGGTGAAACAGTTGCCCGCCAGCCTGACGTTTCTCGATCTCGACCGCTTTAAAGAGATTAACGACACCCTCGGCCATCGCGAAGGCGACCGTGCGTTGATGGATTTTGCCGATGCCATGAAGGTGAGTTTCCGTCATGCGGACCTGTTTGCCCGCTTAGGGGGAGATGAGTTTGTGGTGCTGTTTAACGGCCTGCAACAGGCGGATGCCGAAGGGGTACTGGCGCGCTTTGATCGCCTGTTGCAAAAACAGACGCATGACCTGAACCGCCGTTATCAGCTGCATTTTTCGTCCGGTATCGTCGAGTTCGATCCGCACCATCCGCTGGCGCTGGAGCAGTTGCTGGAAAGCAGCGACGAACGCATGTACGCCACCAAAAAATTGCGTAAGCAGGCACGATAA
- the hemB gene encoding porphobilinogen synthase gives MSDFSLIQRPRRLRKSAAMREMFQETSLSLSDLALPIFVEEGVDDYKPITAMPGVMRIPEKRLAYEIERIAKAGIRSVMTFGISHHTDATGSDAWNENGLVARMSRICKETVPEMIVMSDTCFCEYTSHGHCGVLCDHGVDNDATLINLGKQAVVAAQAGADFIAPSAAMDGQVKAIRQALDAAGFTDTAIMSYSTKFASSFYGPFREAAGTALKGDRKTYQMNPMNRREAIRESLIDEAEGADSLMVKPAGAYLDILRDIRERTTLPLAAYQVSGEYAMIKFAAQAGAIDERNVVLESLGAIKRAGADLIFSYFALDLAEQKML, from the coding sequence ATGTCTGATTTTTCCCTTATCCAGCGTCCAAGAAGGCTGCGTAAAAGCGCCGCGATGCGTGAAATGTTCCAGGAAACCAGCCTGAGCCTCAGCGATTTGGCCCTGCCGATCTTCGTTGAAGAAGGGGTGGACGATTACAAACCCATTACCGCGATGCCCGGCGTGATGCGTATTCCAGAAAAACGCTTGGCATATGAAATCGAACGTATCGCCAAAGCGGGTATCCGTTCGGTGATGACCTTCGGTATCTCACATCATACCGATGCCACCGGCAGCGATGCCTGGAACGAAAACGGTCTGGTGGCGCGTATGTCGCGTATCTGCAAAGAAACCGTGCCGGAAATGATCGTCATGTCCGACACCTGTTTCTGCGAATACACCAGTCACGGCCACTGCGGTGTGCTGTGCGACCACGGCGTCGATAACGATGCAACCCTGATTAACCTTGGCAAGCAAGCGGTGGTTGCTGCACAAGCCGGTGCCGATTTTATTGCACCGTCAGCCGCGATGGACGGCCAGGTTAAAGCCATTCGCCAGGCACTCGACGCCGCCGGGTTTACCGATACCGCGATCATGTCGTACTCCACCAAGTTTGCCTCCTCCTTCTATGGCCCGTTCCGTGAAGCGGCGGGGACGGCACTGAAAGGCGATCGCAAAACTTATCAGATGAATCCGATGAACCGCCGCGAAGCGATTCGCGAGTCGCTGATTGATGAAGCGGAAGGGGCCGATTCGCTGATGGTGAAACCAGCCGGAGCCTACCTCGACATCCTGCGTGATATCCGCGAGCGCACTACGCTGCCGCTGGCGGCCTACCAGGTCAGTGGTGAATACGCGATGATCAAATTCGCCGCACAAGCCGGTGCCATTGATGAACGCAATGTGGTGCTGGAAAGCCTTGGTGCCATTAAGCGCGCCGGTGCCGATCTGATTTTCAGTTATTTTGCCCTTGATCTCGCCGAGCAAAAAATGCTCTGA
- the proP gene encoding glycine betaine/L-proline transporter ProP produces MKIRRKRVKPIGLDDVTIIDDARLRKAITAASLGNAMEWFDFGVYGFVAYALGKVFFPDATPGIQMIAALATFSVPFLIRPLGGLFFGMLGDKYGRQKILSITIVIMSLSTFCIGLIPSYASIGIWAPVLLLIAKMAQGFSVGGEYTGASIFVAEYSPDRKRGFMGSWLDFGSIAGFVLGAGLVVLISTLIGEEHFLEWGWRLPFFLALPLGIIGLYLRHALEETPAFQQHVDKLEQGDRDGLRDGPKVSFKEIASKHWKSLLACVGLVIATNVTYYMLLTYMPSYLSHNLHYSEDHGVLIIIAIMIGMLFVQPVMGMLSDRFGRRPFVIIGSIALFICSIPAFMLINSGVIGLIFAGLLLLAVILNAFTGVMASSLPAMFPTHIRYSALASAFNISVLVAGLTPTAAAWLVESTNNLYMPAYYLMVIAVIGLVTGLYMKETANKPLIGATPAASDIEEAREILQEHHDNIEQKIEDIDAEIAKLEAKRKNLVQQHPDINE; encoded by the coding sequence ATGAAAATTCGTAGGAAACGTGTAAAACCGATCGGGCTGGATGATGTCACCATCATCGACGATGCCCGTTTACGTAAGGCCATCACCGCGGCATCTCTGGGTAACGCGATGGAATGGTTCGATTTTGGTGTCTATGGCTTTGTGGCATATGCGCTGGGTAAAGTATTTTTCCCGGATGCCACGCCCGGCATTCAGATGATCGCCGCACTGGCGACCTTCTCCGTGCCGTTCCTGATCCGTCCGCTGGGTGGCCTGTTCTTCGGCATGCTGGGGGATAAATACGGTCGACAGAAAATTCTCTCCATCACCATCGTCATCATGTCGCTCAGTACCTTCTGTATCGGCCTGATCCCTTCATACGCCTCTATCGGCATTTGGGCACCGGTACTGCTGCTGATCGCCAAAATGGCCCAGGGCTTCTCGGTGGGCGGTGAATATACCGGTGCCTCGATCTTCGTTGCCGAATACTCGCCGGATCGGAAGCGCGGCTTTATGGGCAGCTGGCTGGATTTCGGCTCCATCGCCGGTTTCGTGTTGGGGGCGGGTCTGGTGGTACTGATCTCCACCCTTATCGGGGAGGAGCACTTCCTGGAGTGGGGCTGGCGTCTGCCGTTCTTCCTTGCGCTGCCGTTAGGCATTATTGGCCTGTATCTGCGCCACGCTCTGGAGGAGACCCCGGCGTTCCAACAGCATGTCGACAAGCTGGAACAGGGGGATCGTGACGGTCTGCGCGACGGCCCGAAAGTCTCGTTTAAAGAGATCGCCAGCAAGCACTGGAAAAGCCTGCTGGCCTGCGTGGGGCTGGTGATTGCCACTAACGTCACCTATTACATGCTGTTGACCTATATGCCGAGCTACCTGTCGCATAACCTGCACTACTCGGAAGATCACGGCGTGCTGATTATCATCGCCATTATGATCGGGATGCTGTTTGTGCAGCCGGTGATGGGGATGCTGAGTGACCGTTTTGGCCGCCGTCCGTTTGTCATTATCGGTAGTATCGCGCTGTTCATCTGCTCCATCCCGGCATTTATGCTGATCAACAGCGGCGTGATTGGGCTGATTTTTGCCGGTCTGTTGCTGCTGGCGGTGATCCTGAATGCCTTTACCGGCGTGATGGCCTCCTCGCTACCCGCCATGTTCCCGACCCATATCCGCTACAGCGCGTTGGCCAGCGCCTTCAACATTTCGGTGCTGGTTGCCGGTCTGACGCCGACCGCCGCCGCCTGGCTGGTCGAGTCCACCAATAACCTCTATATGCCAGCGTACTATTTGATGGTGATTGCGGTGATTGGTTTGGTCACTGGCCTGTATATGAAAGAGACGGCGAATAAACCGCTGATTGGTGCGACACCTGCGGCATCTGACATTGAAGAAGCACGTGAAATTCTCCAGGAACATCACGACAACATTGAGCAGAAAATCGAAGATATCGATGCTGAGATCGCAAAACTGGAAGCGAAGCGTAAAAATCTGGTGCAGCAGCACCCGGATATCAACGAGTAA
- a CDS encoding helix-turn-helix domain-containing protein — MQERKYNEGVILAVTDWIVENLDQRLSIDDIAQKSGYSKWYLQKLFARCHNETLARYIRKKKLAACVVELKNSEATIISLAVKYHFESQQSFTRSFKQMMGCTPLSCRKKQLSGERQQQLADCEDPCVLCRLESVANSQEMPDILPPPVRPGKFPVRRIDCVMQ; from the coding sequence ATGCAAGAGAGAAAGTACAATGAGGGTGTCATTCTCGCCGTAACGGATTGGATTGTTGAAAACTTAGATCAGCGTTTGAGCATTGATGATATTGCGCAAAAATCTGGTTATTCAAAATGGTATTTGCAGAAACTTTTTGCCCGTTGCCACAATGAAACCCTGGCACGTTATATTCGCAAAAAGAAACTGGCCGCCTGTGTTGTCGAGCTGAAAAATAGCGAAGCAACCATTATCAGCCTGGCCGTAAAATACCATTTTGAAAGCCAGCAATCTTTTACCCGCTCTTTTAAACAGATGATGGGTTGTACACCGCTTTCATGCCGTAAAAAGCAATTAAGCGGAGAGCGGCAACAGCAACTGGCAGACTGTGAGGATCCTTGCGTATTATGTCGCCTGGAATCCGTCGCCAATAGTCAGGAGATGCCGGACATCCTGCCGCCACCGGTGCGGCCTGGTAAGTTCCCGGTGCGTCGAATTGACTGTGTGATGCAATAA
- a CDS encoding D-2-hydroxyacid dehydrogenase family protein: protein MSLNCIILDDYQNVALTLADWTTLAPLVHTTTLTTHIDDPETLVSQIADADILVVMRERTPLTAELIGRMPKLKLVVTSGMRNASIDLDACRERYIAVCGTGSSSAPPLELAWGLLLGLARHIVSENQALRHNGPWQQTLGIGLQGKTLGLIGLGKIGGEMAKVAQAFGMRVCAWSQNLTAERATACGAEKMASLHTLLQASDVVSLHLVLSDRTRHLLDADALAQMKTGALLINTSRAGLVDQAAMIAALQRGQLAGAGLDVFDQEPLPADHPLRQLPNVLATPHLGYVADNNYRTYFTEAVENIAGWVKGAPLRSLL, encoded by the coding sequence ATGAGTCTGAACTGTATCATTCTTGATGATTACCAGAATGTCGCCCTGACGCTTGCCGACTGGACGACGCTGGCCCCCCTGGTCCACACCACCACGCTTACCACCCACATTGACGATCCCGAAACACTGGTCAGCCAGATTGCAGATGCCGATATTCTGGTGGTGATGCGTGAGCGTACTCCGCTCACGGCTGAGCTGATTGGCCGTATGCCGAAACTGAAACTGGTCGTCACATCGGGGATGCGCAATGCTTCCATCGATCTCGATGCCTGCCGCGAACGTTATATCGCGGTTTGTGGCACAGGCAGCAGCAGCGCACCACCGCTGGAGCTGGCCTGGGGCTTATTGCTGGGACTGGCACGCCATATCGTTAGCGAAAATCAGGCACTGCGCCACAACGGTCCGTGGCAACAGACGCTGGGTATCGGGTTGCAGGGCAAAACCCTGGGGTTGATTGGGCTGGGTAAAATTGGTGGTGAGATGGCGAAAGTGGCCCAGGCATTTGGCATGCGGGTATGTGCCTGGAGCCAGAATCTCACGGCGGAGCGCGCAACCGCCTGTGGGGCCGAAAAAATGGCTTCGCTGCACACCTTATTGCAGGCGAGCGATGTGGTGTCGCTGCATCTGGTACTGAGCGATCGCACCCGTCATCTGCTGGATGCCGACGCGCTGGCGCAGATGAAAACAGGCGCGTTGCTGATCAATACCTCGCGTGCTGGCCTGGTTGACCAGGCGGCCATGATCGCCGCCTTACAACGTGGGCAACTGGCCGGTGCCGGTCTGGATGTGTTTGATCAGGAACCGCTGCCTGCCGATCACCCATTGCGCCAGTTACCGAACGTCCTCGCCACACCCCATTTGGGTTACGTGGCCGACAATAATTACCGCACTTACTTCACCGAAGCAGTGGAAAATATCGCCGGTTGGGTGAAAGGTGCGCCGCTGCGTTCACTGCTGTAA
- a CDS encoding EAL domain-containing protein, with translation MPPQRRNRDFGWLLIVCAGLLPLVLGILCTAIEARHTVHQQQINTANSLLAQAERMSDSAWDMITDLRQFHYQPCSAIEGKLQREGNLNAYFRSIGKLEGDNVTCSSAYGMYPGTLSEMILRQPPVTGKAWWSISLRGTYGVPDRPAVIFVRQLPDGEGFWAVIDGQYLMDFMRALGESRNYHMTMRFNDGAPITSGPVEVQPEIWLKSEPLLAQSSRYPISVEVVVPPSELLKAWRQALFIFLPMAAIFSILLMILTANWLRRRISWRDEIRRAMRNRQFSVHYQPVYSVAEQHCNGVEALLRWHLPNGDTIRPDIFISAAEEEGMIVPLTRHLLELMAEDIQSWQVAPGFHIGLNLAAEHLQHPDFVKDIELFARRVQDKKLQITLELTERSLIHDGEDVARKLRLLQSQGMRVAIDDFGTGHCSLSYLLTFPLDYLKIDRGFINAIERLDGETPVLDAIINLARKLQLEVLGEGVETSLQFQYLQQRGVLFIQGYYYAWPMDNDRLRTWLNEQGQQPLRVEESHESELYHS, from the coding sequence GTGCCACCGCAGAGACGAAACCGCGATTTTGGCTGGCTGTTGATTGTTTGTGCCGGGCTATTGCCACTGGTGCTCGGTATTCTTTGCACGGCGATTGAAGCGCGCCACACTGTGCATCAGCAGCAAATCAATACCGCCAACTCGCTGCTGGCTCAGGCGGAAAGAATGAGCGACAGCGCCTGGGATATGATCACGGATTTGCGTCAGTTCCACTATCAGCCGTGCTCGGCAATCGAAGGCAAGCTGCAACGTGAAGGTAACCTGAACGCCTATTTTCGCTCCATCGGTAAGCTGGAGGGCGATAACGTCACCTGTTCCTCGGCCTACGGTATGTATCCGGGCACCCTGAGCGAAATGATATTGCGCCAACCGCCGGTAACCGGCAAAGCCTGGTGGAGCATCTCCCTTCGTGGCACCTATGGTGTGCCGGACCGCCCGGCGGTCATCTTTGTGCGGCAACTTCCTGATGGTGAGGGCTTCTGGGCGGTGATTGATGGCCAGTACCTGATGGACTTTATGCGCGCGCTGGGTGAATCACGTAACTATCACATGACGATGCGTTTTAACGACGGCGCACCCATCACCAGTGGGCCAGTCGAAGTGCAGCCGGAAATCTGGTTAAAAAGCGAACCACTCCTGGCGCAGTCCAGCCGTTATCCCATCAGTGTCGAGGTGGTCGTCCCGCCCAGCGAGCTGTTAAAGGCGTGGCGGCAGGCGCTGTTCATTTTCCTGCCGATGGCGGCGATTTTTTCCATTCTGCTGATGATCCTCACCGCCAATTGGCTGCGTCGGCGTATCTCCTGGCGCGATGAGATTCGCCGCGCGATGCGCAACCGCCAATTTTCGGTCCATTATCAGCCGGTCTACAGCGTCGCTGAGCAGCACTGTAACGGTGTCGAAGCCTTACTGCGTTGGCATTTGCCGAACGGCGATACGATCCGACCTGACATCTTTATCAGCGCGGCAGAAGAAGAAGGGATGATTGTGCCGCTGACGCGTCATTTGCTGGAGCTGATGGCGGAAGATATTCAGAGCTGGCAGGTGGCGCCTGGGTTCCATATCGGGCTGAATCTGGCCGCAGAACATCTACAACACCCGGATTTCGTCAAAGATATTGAGCTGTTCGCCCGACGTGTGCAGGACAAAAAATTGCAGATTACGCTGGAACTGACCGAACGCAGTTTAATTCACGACGGCGAGGATGTGGCACGCAAGCTGCGGTTGTTGCAGTCGCAAGGCATGAGGGTGGCGATCGACGATTTCGGTACCGGTCACTGCTCACTCAGCTATCTCCTCACCTTCCCGCTCGATTATCTGAAAATTGATCGCGGCTTTATCAACGCCATTGAACGGCTGGATGGCGAAACCCCGGTGCTGGACGCGATTATCAATCTGGCACGCAAGCTGCAGCTTGAGGTACTCGGCGAAGGCGTTGAAACCTCGTTACAATTCCAGTACCTGCAACAGCGTGGTGTGCTATTTATTCAGGGCTATTATTACGCCTGGCCAATGGATAATGACCGGCTGCGCACGTGGCTCAACGAGCAGGGGCAGCAGCCGCTACGTGTTGAGGAATCCCATGAGTCTGAACTGTATCATTCTTGA